One Lucilia cuprina isolate Lc7/37 chromosome 4, ASM2204524v1, whole genome shotgun sequence DNA segment encodes these proteins:
- the LOC111687950 gene encoding segmentation polarity homeobox protein engrailed: MSRNHLSGDETELVTSEDEIESFCDSELNCSDISETPCNIENPNPELNKDISCSKTSSKSERNCPFSIDSILGRSNNLQKYNIDTSSINNSNTPTITKSSSSQLSPEIPSYDLGNILKKDVSSISSYDNNIKRLHPLVNYGGLNSSPVIYSNWIGLPTKPIIGTHFNHLHHHHHLMGLQAKRFRKQGIDRKPRQAYSAKQLERLENEFKQDKYLSVSKRMELSKSLNLTEVQIKTWFQNRRTKWKKQLTSRLKIAQRQGVYENNIYLTNVVNSSNLVVPPNAAPLPSSATVPAIFPPYYASAFCFANNLLFPKNLSAANSYLINSQCDNSSNISLKSTNSNQSLGLIANTSPS, encoded by the exons atgagTCGCAACCATTTAAGTGGTGATGAAACGGAACTTGTAACGTCCGAAGATGAAATAGAAAGTTTTTGCGATTCTGAATTAAATTGTAGTGATATTAGTGAGACTCCATGCAATATAGAAAATCCAAATCCAGAATTGAACAAAGATATTTCTTGTTCAAAAACGTCATCGAAATCTGAACGAAATTGTCCCTTTAGCATAGACAGCATATTAGGACGATCGAATAACTTACAGAAATATAATATTGATACGTCATCGATAAACAACAGTAATACCCCAACGATTACAAAATCATCTTCCAGTCAATTATCTCCGGAAATTC ccTCCTACGATcttggaaatattttaaagaaagacGTCTCATCAATATCTTCCTACGATAATAATATAAAACGTTTGCATCCGTTAGTAAATTATGGAGGATTAAACTCTTCACCTGTTATTTATAGCAACTGGATTGGTCTGCCAACAAAACCAATTATCGGAACACATTTTAATCAtctacatcatcatcatcatttaatGGGACTCCAAG caAAGCGATTTCGCAAACAAGGAATAGACCGAAAACCGCGCCAGGCCTATAGTGCAAAACAACTAGAAAGActagaaaatgaatttaaacaaGACAAATATTTGAGTGTCAGCAAACGTATGGAACTATCAAAATCATTGAATTTAACAGAAGTACAAATAAAGACATGGTTCCAAAACAGGCGAACTAAATGGAAAAAGCAACTGACATCCCGTTTAAAGATTGCTCAACGCCAAGgagtatatgaaaataatatttacttaacaAATGTTGTTAATAGTTCAAATTTGGTGGTACCACCTAATGCTGCGCCTCTACCTTCGTCAGCCACGGTTCCAGCCATATTTCCTCCCTACTATGCATCCgcattttgttttgcaaacaaCTTGTTATTCCCCAAAAATCTATCTGCAGCTAACAGTTATCTTATTAATTCGCAATGCGATAATTcatcaaatatttctttaaaatctacAAATAGTAATCAATCACTTGGTCTTATTGCAAATACTAGTCCATCATAg